From a region of the Oryza sativa Japonica Group chromosome 6, ASM3414082v1 genome:
- the LOC4341023 gene encoding peroxidase 5 — protein MHGYGTRRSDSGGDRSMARLSTAAWPFLAAVAAALLCSVDAVIVEGLQVGFYNQTCPSAEEAVRDVVTSEIGLDRTIAAGIIRIFFHDCFVTGCDASILLDETPSGDVPEKESSANGFTLHGLRTLDVAKSTVESMCPRTVSCADILAFAARDAAVAAGIPFYEVAAGRMDGLRSNMDDLPGNMPTPSHQVPRMSELFVKRGLSQEDLVVLSGAHSIGGAHCFMFSNRIYGFSQGADIDPALEPAFAEKLRKVCPPRKDGDDPEQSPKVSFDGRTSEKLDNVYYSELLASRGLMTSDDALIKDPETKTTVDLFAGDNAVWQEKFAAAMQKLGAVDVLVGEGKGQIRKQCRLVNKPSKQSKPTSTRQSMPALRPKRKKPRLGLGNFIPGFHGFF, from the exons ATGCATGGGTACGGTACGCGCCGGTCGGACTCCGGTGGTGATCGATCAATGGCGAGGCTCTCAACAGCTGCGTGGCCGTTCCTGgccgcagtggcggcggcgctgctgtgCTCCGTCGACGCGGTGATCGTCGAAGGCCTCCAGGTTGGGTTCTACAACCAGACGTGCCcgtcggcggaggaggccgtCCGTGACGTCGTCACCTCGGAGATCGGCTTGGACcgcaccatcgccgccggcatCATCCGCATcttcttccacgactgcttcgtcacG GGATGCGACGCGTCCATCCTCCTCGACGAGACGCCGTCCGGCGACGTCCCGGAGAAGGAATCGTCGGCGAACGGCTTCACCCTCCACGGGCTGAGGACGCTGGACGTGGCCAAGTCCACCGTGGAGTCCATGTGCCCGCGCACCGTGTCGTGCGCGGACATCCTCGCGTTCGCGGcgcgcgacgccgccgtggccgcgggGATCCCCTTCTACGAAGTGGCGGCGGGGCGGATGGACGGCCTGCGCTCCAACATGGACGACCTGCCGGGGAACATGCCGACGCCCAGCCACCAAGTCCCGCGGATGTCGGAGCTCTTCGTCAAGCGCGGCCTGTCGCAGGAGGACCTCGTCGTGCTCTCCGGCGCGCACTCCATCGGCGGCGCCCACTGCTTCATGTTCTCCAACCGCATCTACGGCTTCTCCCAGGGCGCCGACATCGACCCGGCGCTGGAGCCGGCGTTCGCCGAGAAGCTCCGGAAGGTGTGCCCGCCGCGgaaggacggcgacgacccGGAGCAGTCGCCCAAGGTCAGCTTCGACGGCCGCACGTCGGAGAAGCTCGACAACGTCTACTACTCCGAGCTGCTGGCCAGCCGCGGCCTCATGACCTCCGACGACGCGCTCATCAAGGACCCCGAGACCAAGACCACCGTCGATCTCTTCGCCGGAGACAACGCCGTGTGGCAGGAGAAGTTCGCCGCCGCGATGCAGAAGCTCGGCGCCGTCGACGTGCTCGTCGGCGAGGGCAAGGGCCAGATAAGGAAGCAATGCCGGCTGGTCAACAAGCCGTCCAAGCAGTCCAAGCCCACGTCGACGCGGCAGTCCATGCCGGCGTTGCGGCCAAAGCGCAAGAAGCCTCGCTTGGGCTTGGGCAATTTCATCCCTGGCTTCCACGGCTTCTTCTGA
- the LOC4341024 gene encoding protein POOR HOMOLOGOUS SYNAPSIS 1 isoform X1, producing MADADVRSGALLPARPTPQRRRQKWAVEFARFFRTPRRDPSKPPPPGLRLVARGKLRHHGTWLPAASPAALSISCPSQSFAVPVLTVSIGDVVFEEHFVSILNFSWPQVTCVTQCPISGSRVVFVSFCDKSKQIQKFALRFPHLSDAESFLNCVKECSTETMDIRPSGSDYLCEDSSASEYIASSGIHQSFEEPDQPVHRTETPALGYHAEPDEPIHRTEAPALSQPETPSLRHHEAPEEPLLQPLLATNIDTVFSGFPPSFTDMLTQFSCKTEKDAEEPYPVTATDHAPQEVSMLDTSHNVAISTTSANEIDVNRETSDIMTRIKTYISDGAFHDMLFKLERVIDELGGDLSL from the exons atggCGGACGCCGACGTCCGCAGCGGGGCGCTTCTCCCGGCGCGACCGACGCCGCAGCGGCGGAGGCAGAAGTGGGCGGTGGAGTTCGCGCGCTTCTTCAGGACGCCGCGGCGGGATCcgtccaagccgccgccgcccggcctccGCCTCGTCGCCCGCGGCAAGCTCCGCCACCACGGCACCTGGctcccggccgcctcccccgccgcgctCTCCATTTCCTGCCCCAGCCAGTCCTTCGCGGTCCCCGTCCTCACCGTCTCCATCGGCGACGTCGTCTTC GAGGAGCATTTTGTGTCCATTCTCAATTTTTCGTGGCCTCAGGTTACATGTGTGACACAATGCCCAATAAGTGGGAGCAGAGTGGTGTTTGTGAGCTTTTGTGATAAGTCCAAACAG ATCCAGAAGTTTGCTTTACGTTTCCCACATCTCAGTGATGCAGAATCATTTTTAAATTGTGTTAAG GAATGCTCAACTGAAACCATGGATATCAGACCATCTGGAAGTGACTATCTTTGTGAAGATTCATCAGCATCTGAATATATTGCTTCTAGTGGAATTCACCAAAG CTTTGAGGAGCCAGATCAGCCTGTCCACAGAACAGAGACACCAGCATTAGGCTACCATGCAGAACCAGATGAGCCTATCCACAGAACAGAGGCACCAGCATTAAGCCAGCCTGAGACACCATCATTACGCCACCATGAGGCACCAGAAGAGCCTCTTCTTCAACCTCTCCTTGCTACCAACATTGATACCGTCTTCTCTGGTTTCCCCCCCAGTTTCACTGATATGCTGACACAATTTTCATGTAAAACTGAGAAAG ATGCTGAGGAACCATATCCAGTAACTGCAACGGACCATGCACCACAAGAG GTGTCTATGTTAGATACTTCCCATAATG TTGCAATTTCCACAACTTCTGCTAACGAAATTGATGTTAATAGAGAAACAAGTGATATTATGACAAGGATAAAG ACATATATATCTGATGGCGCCTTCCATG ATATGTTGTTCAAGCTCGAGAGAGTTATTGATGAACTGGGTGGCGACTTGTCACTGTAG
- the LOC4341024 gene encoding protein POOR HOMOLOGOUS SYNAPSIS 1 isoform X2: MADADVRSGALLPARPTPQRRRQKWAVEFARFFRTPRRDPSKPPPPGLRLVARGKLRHHGTWLPAASPAALSISCPSQSFAVPVLTVSIGDVVFEEHFVSILNFSWPQVTCVTQCPISGSRVVFVSFCDKSKQIQKFALRFPHLSDAESFLNCVKECSTETMDIRPSGSDYLCEDSSASEYIASSGIHQSFEEPDQPVHRTETPALGYHAEPDEPIHRTEAPALSQPETPSLRHHEAPEEPLLQPLLATNIDTVFSGFPPSFTDMLTQFSCKTEKDAEEPYPVTATDHAPQEVFYFVQLQFPQLLLTKLMLIEKQVIL, translated from the exons atggCGGACGCCGACGTCCGCAGCGGGGCGCTTCTCCCGGCGCGACCGACGCCGCAGCGGCGGAGGCAGAAGTGGGCGGTGGAGTTCGCGCGCTTCTTCAGGACGCCGCGGCGGGATCcgtccaagccgccgccgcccggcctccGCCTCGTCGCCCGCGGCAAGCTCCGCCACCACGGCACCTGGctcccggccgcctcccccgccgcgctCTCCATTTCCTGCCCCAGCCAGTCCTTCGCGGTCCCCGTCCTCACCGTCTCCATCGGCGACGTCGTCTTC GAGGAGCATTTTGTGTCCATTCTCAATTTTTCGTGGCCTCAGGTTACATGTGTGACACAATGCCCAATAAGTGGGAGCAGAGTGGTGTTTGTGAGCTTTTGTGATAAGTCCAAACAG ATCCAGAAGTTTGCTTTACGTTTCCCACATCTCAGTGATGCAGAATCATTTTTAAATTGTGTTAAG GAATGCTCAACTGAAACCATGGATATCAGACCATCTGGAAGTGACTATCTTTGTGAAGATTCATCAGCATCTGAATATATTGCTTCTAGTGGAATTCACCAAAG CTTTGAGGAGCCAGATCAGCCTGTCCACAGAACAGAGACACCAGCATTAGGCTACCATGCAGAACCAGATGAGCCTATCCACAGAACAGAGGCACCAGCATTAAGCCAGCCTGAGACACCATCATTACGCCACCATGAGGCACCAGAAGAGCCTCTTCTTCAACCTCTCCTTGCTACCAACATTGATACCGTCTTCTCTGGTTTCCCCCCCAGTTTCACTGATATGCTGACACAATTTTCATGTAAAACTGAGAAAG ATGCTGAGGAACCATATCCAGTAACTGCAACGGACCATGCACCACAAGAGGTATTT TATTTTGTGCAGTTGCAATTTCCACAACTTCTGCTAACGAAATTGATGTTAATAGAGAAACAAGTGATATTATGA